One part of the Tunicatimonas pelagia genome encodes these proteins:
- a CDS encoding TetR/AcrR family transcriptional regulator, with amino-acid sequence MARPRNFNENQVLDRAIDVFWEKGYHATSYEDLVNRMGINRASMYNTFGDKHQLYIQALQRYREKSRQQFDRWRESESSIQETIQMILNEAVHECVSDSQRKGCMVVNSATELGPSNTEIAEIIRENQQQVESVLSELFTRAQQRGEIAADLKPEALARFYFNTFSGLRVMGRANPDATVYRDVVDVALRVIE; translated from the coding sequence ATGGCACGTCCTCGAAATTTTAACGAAAATCAGGTCTTAGACCGAGCAATAGATGTCTTTTGGGAGAAAGGCTACCATGCTACTTCTTACGAAGACCTAGTGAACCGGATGGGTATCAACCGGGCAAGTATGTATAATACGTTCGGAGATAAGCATCAGCTTTACATTCAGGCGTTGCAACGTTACCGAGAAAAGAGTCGTCAACAGTTTGATCGCTGGCGAGAAAGTGAGTCAAGTATTCAGGAAACTATTCAGATGATTTTAAACGAAGCCGTACACGAATGTGTGAGTGATAGCCAACGTAAAGGTTGTATGGTAGTAAATTCAGCCACGGAACTGGGCCCCAGTAACACTGAGATAGCGGAGATTATACGCGAGAATCAGCAACAGGTAGAGTCGGTACTAAGCGAACTATTTACCCGAGCGCAACAGCGAGGTGAAATTGCGGCTGATCTTAAGCCTGAGGCCCTGGCTCGCTTTTACTTTAATACATTTAGTGGATTACGGGTGATGGGCCGAGCTAATCCAGACGCTACCGTCTACCGAGATGTAGTTGATGTGGCCTTACGAGTAATTGAGTAA
- the msrB gene encoding peptide-methionine (R)-S-oxide reductase MsrB, whose product MNSLRNISLLAVVLFMAACSRQPSAAQNNEEDKNMEATASDYDERYIGIWADENYDYPIQKSDQEWKEMLSDTEYNILREEGTERAFSSPLNNVKEEGVFYSAATGQPLFKSSTKFKSGTGWPSFYEPISKDAVVLKEDNRYGMTRIEVVDSSSGSHLGHVFPDGPKPTGLRYCMNGKSLLFVAKGQEPPALVKEYLEKFPEEKPTL is encoded by the coding sequence ATGAATTCTTTAAGAAATATTAGTTTACTGGCAGTAGTACTTTTTATGGCAGCTTGCTCTCGCCAACCTAGTGCGGCTCAAAACAACGAAGAAGATAAGAATATGGAAGCGACTGCTTCGGACTATGACGAACGCTACATCGGTATTTGGGCGGATGAAAACTACGATTATCCGATTCAAAAAAGTGATCAGGAGTGGAAAGAGATGCTATCCGATACTGAATACAACATCCTGCGGGAAGAAGGCACCGAACGGGCATTTTCTAGTCCGCTGAACAATGTGAAGGAGGAAGGGGTCTTTTACTCTGCGGCTACCGGGCAGCCCCTGTTTAAGTCATCTACTAAGTTTAAGTCAGGCACTGGCTGGCCCAGTTTTTACGAACCAATTAGTAAAGATGCGGTGGTGCTAAAAGAAGATAATCGCTACGGCATGACCCGCATTGAAGTAGTTGATAGCAGCAGTGGTTCTCACCTTGGTCACGTTTTTCCCGATGGCCCCAAACCCACCGGGCTGCGATACTGCATGAACGGGAAGTCGCTGCTGTTTGTAGCCAAAGGACAAGAGCCTCCAGCTCTCGTAAAAGAATACTTAGAGAAATTCCCGGAAGAAAAACCAACACTTTAG
- a CDS encoding tetratricopeptide repeat protein, with protein MKQIKFLVLGLIVIPMLLQSCASGLTANIRKAGTSLETGDLAEAKVLIDSAVVDSVAQQDPKAWMTYGDVYLAIATDSTNSVDAENPLLKAYQGYSRVVEMEDTASLLGVQANQQIEQVWANAINNGASLYSAQNYDEAIKLFDVAKMAMPDDTTAYIYGGISAQQAGNLEAAAEDYAFLVDSLDYESKDFYNSLIYIYLVENKNEEKALDYLQKAQVAFPDDPEFLKREITMLINNEKYDEAEQKLTKAIDAEPDNPMLYYNQGYLYEQMGKGEQAVESYKKSIEQDAQYFDANFNLAAYYYNEAAEILAEANNMELKEYQEKGEEIEKQAKEYFEKALPYLETSQMLEPDNQKVLSTLSTIYQQLGMNEKAEEIDTKLESM; from the coding sequence ATGAAACAGATCAAATTTTTAGTCTTGGGATTGATCGTGATTCCTATGCTACTTCAATCTTGCGCTAGCGGACTCACCGCCAATATTCGTAAAGCCGGAACATCCTTAGAAACTGGTGACTTAGCCGAAGCAAAAGTACTGATTGACTCGGCGGTAGTAGATTCGGTAGCTCAGCAAGATCCTAAAGCTTGGATGACCTACGGCGATGTATACCTAGCCATTGCCACTGACTCTACCAACTCGGTAGACGCTGAGAATCCGCTGTTAAAGGCGTATCAGGGTTATTCTAGAGTAGTAGAAATGGAGGACACCGCTTCCCTACTCGGAGTTCAGGCCAACCAGCAGATTGAGCAGGTATGGGCCAATGCTATTAACAATGGAGCCAGTCTTTACTCTGCTCAAAACTACGACGAAGCGATCAAGCTATTTGACGTAGCAAAAATGGCCATGCCCGATGATACTACGGCGTACATCTACGGAGGAATTTCAGCCCAACAGGCGGGTAATCTGGAAGCCGCTGCTGAAGACTACGCTTTTTTAGTAGACTCGTTAGATTATGAAAGCAAGGATTTCTACAACAGTCTGATTTACATTTACTTGGTAGAAAATAAAAACGAAGAAAAAGCATTAGACTATCTTCAAAAGGCTCAAGTCGCGTTTCCTGATGATCCAGAATTTTTAAAGCGGGAAATTACCATGCTAATCAATAATGAGAAGTACGACGAAGCCGAGCAGAAGCTCACCAAAGCAATTGATGCCGAACCCGATAACCCCATGCTGTACTACAACCAAGGGTATCTGTACGAGCAAATGGGCAAGGGCGAGCAAGCGGTTGAGAGTTACAAAAAGTCTATTGAGCAGGATGCTCAGTACTTTGATGCTAACTTTAATTTAGCGGCGTACTACTATAATGAAGCAGCTGAGATTTTAGCCGAAGCGAATAACATGGAGCTGAAAGAATATCAGGAGAAAGGCGAGGAAATTGAGAAGCAGGCAAAAGAGTATTTTGAAAAAGCCCTACCGTATCTGGAGACTTCTCAAATGCTGGAGCCCGATAACCAGAAGGTGCTCTCCACACTTTCTACCATTTACCAGCAGCTCGGTATGAACGAAAAAGCAGAAGAGATTGACACCAAGTTAGAGAGTATGTAA
- a CDS encoding SDR family NAD(P)-dependent oxidoreductase produces the protein MADLSGKVAVVTGGNSGIGFATAQKFKADGANVIITGRSAEKVEQAAQELGVTGLVADVSDLAAINRLVEQVQSEFSSVDILFINAGVFFPTPVGQISEELYDTQMNINFKGAVFTLEKFLPILNEGSSVINLSSINAYTGMANTAIYAASKAAMNSYTRTAATELAPRKIRVNVVNPGPIETPIFGKSGLSEEQISGFAESVQGKVLLNRFGKSEEVANLVSFLASDEAQFITGGEYNIDGGMTILN, from the coding sequence ATGGCAGATTTATCAGGAAAAGTAGCCGTTGTAACCGGCGGAAATAGCGGAATTGGATTCGCTACTGCTCAAAAGTTCAAAGCAGACGGTGCTAATGTCATCATCACCGGACGCTCGGCTGAAAAAGTAGAACAGGCCGCTCAGGAATTGGGTGTTACCGGGCTAGTAGCCGATGTAAGCGATTTGGCCGCTATCAATCGATTAGTTGAACAAGTTCAATCTGAATTCAGCTCCGTAGACATCTTGTTTATTAATGCTGGAGTGTTCTTTCCTACTCCGGTGGGGCAAATTTCTGAGGAGTTGTACGATACGCAAATGAATATCAACTTCAAAGGAGCGGTGTTTACGCTAGAGAAATTCTTACCTATTCTGAACGAAGGATCATCCGTAATCAACCTATCGTCTATCAACGCCTACACGGGCATGGCCAACACCGCAATTTACGCAGCATCTAAAGCGGCCATGAACTCCTACACCCGCACTGCGGCTACCGAGCTGGCACCCCGTAAAATTCGAGTAAATGTGGTGAATCCTGGCCCCATCGAAACCCCTATTTTCGGAAAATCCGGTTTGTCTGAGGAGCAAATTAGCGGATTTGCTGAGTCGGTTCAGGGAAAAGTACTACTCAATCGTTTCGGCAAGTCAGAAGAAGTAGCCAATCTGGTGAGCTTTCTGGCTTCTGATGAGGCTCAGTTCATTACCGGAGGCGAGTATAATATAGATGGAGGCATGACTATTCTTAACTAA
- a CDS encoding NAD(P)-dependent oxidoreductase: MKKILVSYTLPEEGLKPLKEHFEVIYPTDKYRFSREEILDKIAEVDGYLAVNVSVDAEIIDAAAALKIIANYGVGYDSIDVDYATQQGIVVTNTPTAVTEATAETAFGLILSLLRNITYCDRKLRNGDPGFTWGMLQKHTGSSLYGKTLGIIGLGRIGQAVARRAITFGMNILYYQRNRLFDHFERLSSARYVPLEELLTQSDVVSLHTPLTESTRHLLGAAELDRMKPSAFLINTARGPVVDEQALIHRLQTGKLAGAGLDVYEEEPHIPNELLQLENVVLTPHIGTETIEARIAMAHEATLNLLTFFEGKNPPHQVN; encoded by the coding sequence ATGAAAAAGATTCTGGTATCCTATACCTTGCCCGAAGAAGGACTCAAACCACTGAAAGAGCATTTTGAAGTAATCTACCCTACCGATAAGTATCGCTTCTCCCGCGAAGAAATTTTGGATAAGATTGCGGAAGTTGACGGATATTTAGCGGTTAACGTATCGGTAGATGCTGAAATAATTGACGCCGCTGCTGCATTGAAAATAATTGCTAACTACGGCGTAGGCTACGATAGTATTGACGTGGATTATGCTACCCAACAAGGTATTGTTGTAACGAACACTCCCACTGCAGTAACTGAAGCCACGGCGGAGACTGCCTTCGGTTTAATACTTTCGCTGCTTCGTAACATCACCTACTGCGACCGCAAGCTTCGCAATGGCGACCCAGGTTTTACTTGGGGCATGCTTCAAAAACATACGGGGAGCTCGCTGTACGGGAAGACACTAGGAATTATTGGCTTAGGTCGCATTGGGCAAGCGGTAGCCCGGCGGGCCATCACTTTTGGAATGAACATTCTCTACTACCAACGTAACCGACTGTTCGACCATTTTGAGCGGCTCTCGAGTGCGCGCTATGTTCCGCTGGAAGAATTACTAACACAATCTGACGTGGTAAGTCTGCATACGCCACTAACCGAAAGCACTCGTCATTTGCTAGGTGCCGCCGAGTTAGATAGAATGAAACCTTCGGCCTTTCTAATTAATACCGCCCGAGGCCCGGTGGTAGACGAACAAGCGTTAATTCATCGTTTGCAAACCGGAAAATTGGCAGGAGCCGGCTTGGATGTTTACGAGGAAGAACCGCACATTCCGAATGAACTACTTCAATTAGAAAATGTAGTGCTTACCCCTCACATCGGCACTGAAACTATTGAGGCTCGTATCGCTATGGCACACGAGGCAACCTTAAACCTACTCACATTCTTTGAAGGAAAAAACCCTCCGCACCAAGTCAATTAA
- a CDS encoding M14 family zinc carboxypeptidase, which translates to MKAYLSSFFVLLATFSFAQPTLVDTERYPLDSDLPYNEAVPTPEDHLGYELGAKFTIYHQVVDYLRTLAEASPRIKLNDYGTTYEGRPLIYLAISSEENQQNLGEIRQNNLRLANTNELRSSEAEALITSQPVITSMSYNIHGNEASGTEAAMQVAYRLAAAEDEETRSILNNSVIIMYPCINPDGRDRYVYWYNSMQRNLLATEAYDIEHDAPFPNGRTNHYWFDLNRDWIWLIHPESRGHISVYQQWMPQVHVDYHEQGYNNNYFTAPGTTPRNLTLPDRYEALSDTFGMANVRAFDQHQISYFTREAFDFFYPGYGSSYPSVMGAIGMLVEQGGIGGGRAIKTDDDFVLTLRNRLFDHYTTSFATFNKAAEKKEELLRYFYEALRPATSKVSTQAYILPDDSSGYLNDVVNILMKHGVSVDRASQDFSVRDALDYRSGNSSEQQFRSGDIIVSANQPQHLFINSVLQPQLEIEDSVMYDMATWSAPLAYNLEAFATDRSVDVSSEVISETPAHPSGVSNPTATYAFAIEWKQPNAPRALSMLWSKSYRVRSTLKPFRSGNQSFGSGSLVVLLGRNEKPTEEVQQDMQQIADSAQVKIFGVNSGRMTDGIDLSSRYSRPLKAPKAAMLVDQPFSVYSSGQLWFLFDQVSHFPITRIRAASLQQTSLPKLGRRYGYADLNNFDVLLLPGTNNLKEVFNTSALANLKNWVSSGGTLIATEECVTYLAQGDSSFAGIETLKAPEDSSQTAKYLTYAEREDYYGWKRTPGSALNVTIDNTHPLGFGMPEQLYSLKFGNHALAANTKMQAVGYYSDNSAELLASGYVAKENLDHLAGHVFAGVVPMGKGKVVLFTDNTQYRMFWRGPSRMMQNAVMLLPSL; encoded by the coding sequence ATGAAAGCTTATTTAAGCTCGTTTTTTGTACTTTTAGCTACTTTTTCTTTTGCCCAACCTACACTAGTTGATACCGAACGCTACCCGCTTGACTCTGATTTACCCTACAATGAAGCAGTCCCCACTCCTGAAGACCATTTAGGTTATGAGTTGGGAGCTAAGTTTACGATCTATCATCAGGTAGTTGATTATCTACGTACATTGGCTGAAGCCTCGCCTCGCATTAAGTTAAATGATTACGGCACAACCTACGAAGGTCGTCCGCTAATCTACCTAGCAATTTCTTCGGAAGAGAACCAGCAGAACCTTGGAGAAATTCGGCAGAATAATTTACGCTTAGCCAATACCAACGAACTACGTTCTTCGGAAGCAGAAGCACTAATCACCTCTCAGCCAGTGATTACTTCCATGAGCTACAATATTCATGGCAACGAAGCTTCTGGTACCGAAGCAGCCATGCAGGTGGCTTATCGTTTAGCCGCAGCGGAGGATGAAGAGACCCGCAGTATTCTGAATAATTCGGTAATTATCATGTACCCCTGCATCAATCCCGATGGGCGCGATCGCTACGTCTATTGGTACAATTCTATGCAGAGGAATCTGCTGGCTACCGAAGCCTACGATATTGAACACGATGCCCCATTCCCTAACGGACGAACGAATCACTACTGGTTTGATTTGAACCGCGACTGGATATGGTTAATCCACCCTGAGTCGCGCGGGCACATTAGCGTGTATCAGCAGTGGATGCCACAAGTACACGTAGACTACCACGAGCAGGGCTACAACAATAACTACTTCACCGCTCCCGGAACTACCCCCCGCAACCTGACCCTCCCCGACCGTTACGAAGCCTTGTCTGATACCTTTGGCATGGCCAATGTTCGGGCGTTCGATCAGCATCAGATTTCTTACTTTACTCGCGAAGCGTTCGACTTTTTCTACCCAGGTTACGGTTCTAGCTACCCTAGCGTGATGGGAGCTATCGGGATGTTAGTAGAACAGGGTGGTATTGGCGGTGGGAGAGCCATCAAAACTGATGATGACTTTGTTCTTACGCTTCGGAACCGTCTTTTCGATCATTATACAACGTCTTTTGCCACATTTAACAAAGCAGCTGAAAAGAAAGAAGAACTTCTACGCTACTTCTACGAAGCACTTCGTCCGGCTACTTCCAAGGTTAGTACCCAAGCCTATATCTTACCCGACGATTCCTCGGGCTACCTAAACGACGTAGTTAATATCCTGATGAAACATGGGGTTAGCGTAGACCGGGCCAGTCAAGACTTTTCGGTACGAGATGCACTGGATTACCGGAGTGGAAATTCTTCCGAACAACAGTTTCGCTCCGGTGATATTATTGTTTCCGCTAACCAGCCTCAGCATCTATTCATCAACTCTGTTTTGCAGCCCCAACTGGAGATTGAAGATTCAGTAATGTACGATATGGCCACCTGGTCGGCTCCACTGGCGTACAATTTAGAAGCCTTTGCCACTGATCGCTCGGTTGATGTGTCTAGCGAAGTTATTAGCGAAACACCCGCTCACCCCAGCGGAGTAAGTAACCCTACAGCAACTTATGCTTTTGCCATTGAATGGAAACAACCCAATGCCCCTAGAGCACTTTCCATGCTATGGAGCAAAAGTTATCGGGTACGGTCAACGCTTAAGCCCTTTCGCTCGGGCAATCAGTCTTTTGGTAGCGGCAGTCTGGTTGTGCTACTAGGAAGAAATGAAAAACCCACAGAAGAAGTGCAGCAGGATATGCAACAAATAGCTGACTCTGCTCAGGTTAAAATTTTCGGTGTAAACTCCGGACGAATGACCGATGGAATTGACCTCTCCTCTCGCTACAGCCGTCCGTTGAAGGCTCCCAAAGCCGCCATGCTGGTAGATCAACCCTTTTCAGTCTACAGCTCGGGGCAGCTTTGGTTTTTGTTTGACCAAGTTTCGCACTTTCCTATTACCCGAATTCGGGCGGCTTCGCTTCAGCAGACCTCGCTACCCAAACTAGGGCGGCGTTACGGCTACGCTGACCTCAACAATTTTGATGTGTTACTACTGCCCGGCACCAACAATCTGAAGGAAGTTTTTAATACATCAGCTTTGGCTAATCTGAAGAACTGGGTCAGTAGCGGCGGTACGCTCATTGCTACCGAAGAGTGTGTGACGTATTTGGCACAGGGCGATTCTAGCTTTGCGGGCATAGAAACGCTGAAAGCCCCTGAAGACAGTAGCCAAACTGCTAAGTACCTTACCTACGCTGAGCGGGAAGATTATTACGGCTGGAAGCGAACACCGGGTTCGGCTCTTAACGTTACCATTGACAATACGCACCCATTAGGCTTCGGTATGCCAGAGCAACTTTATTCACTCAAATTTGGTAACCACGCGTTAGCTGCCAACACTAAAATGCAAGCCGTAGGCTACTACTCCGATAATTCCGCAGAACTACTAGCTTCAGGCTACGTGGCAAAAGAAAATCTGGATCACCTAGCCGGACACGTATTTGCGGGAGTAGTACCGATGGGCAAAGGGAAAGTGGTGCTGTTTACTGATAACACCCAATACCGTATGTTTTGGCGCGGTCCCTCCCGCATGATGCAAAATGCCGTAATGCTTCTACCGAGTTTATAA
- a CDS encoding penicillin-binding protein 1A, with translation MINRVRFFFLQEYRRFTRRPFQFLVFRLFLLGLVGVLSACGLLYAVYSGWFGELPNYAELKDIRNHTASEVYSFDGKLLGRYYIENRTVTTIDKVPPSLLQALVATEDARFYEHKGIDYRSLVRVVLKSVLLQNESSGGGSTLTQQLAKNLFPRQHHGLLTMPVNKIREAITAHRIENLYAKDEILMLYLNTVPFGGNVYGIEAASRRFFNRSATNLKVEESAVLVGMLKATTAYSPRLYPERAQQRRNVVLSQMNKYEYLNTSSKDSLQALPLEIDYNFITHNTGLAPYFREKLRHEVQQWLNEHPKEDGTTYNLYTDGLKVYTTIDARLQRHAENAVKKQMQDLQKTFDKHWEGRRPWGEDETMIRRAMVSSDRYKRGKHAGKSDEEIHAEFTTPTLMTVFSWEGETEKTMTPLDSIRYYQLFLNAGFLAMRPENGHIKAWVGGIDHKYFQYDHVTAKRQVGSTFKPVVYAAALESGADPCEYISNERRIYADYKDWSPGNSDGKYNGYYSMQGALTHSVNTVAVDLMMNTGVERVVDLAHRMGVQNDLPEEPAIALGTADLSLYEMLTVYSTFVNRGMTVKPIYVLGIEDQQGNEIVKFNDKPEFKRTLSQQTADLMVQMMKSVVDSGTARRIRYRYGIKNDMIGKTGTTQSHADGWFIGATPKLVAGAWVGGDNRLVRFRNISLGQGANTALPIWANFMKSFTEDATFKKLRYARFPQPSRWVQASLACDSYREDKEEGFLRELFAKKDRNDEKPERLYPPNSTRRQPARKKKQPEKKVRLKDVIRSIFGGN, from the coding sequence ATGATAAACAGAGTCCGCTTCTTCTTTCTTCAGGAGTATCGTCGGTTTACCCGTCGACCGTTTCAGTTTTTAGTATTCCGATTATTTTTATTGGGGTTGGTAGGTGTACTTTCTGCCTGTGGCTTACTCTATGCTGTCTATTCCGGCTGGTTTGGCGAGTTGCCCAATTATGCCGAACTAAAAGACATTCGTAATCATACTGCCTCAGAGGTATACTCTTTTGACGGCAAGCTGCTAGGTCGCTACTACATTGAAAACCGCACGGTGACCACGATTGATAAAGTGCCTCCTTCACTGCTTCAGGCATTGGTAGCTACTGAAGATGCCCGCTTCTATGAACATAAAGGAATAGATTACCGCAGCTTGGTGCGGGTAGTGTTAAAAAGTGTTTTACTGCAAAACGAAAGCTCCGGCGGAGGAAGTACCCTCACCCAGCAACTAGCCAAAAATTTGTTTCCTCGTCAGCACCACGGTTTGCTGACTATGCCAGTCAATAAAATTCGCGAAGCCATTACTGCCCATCGTATTGAAAATCTGTACGCTAAAGATGAAATTCTAATGCTGTATCTCAATACGGTTCCCTTTGGCGGAAACGTGTACGGTATTGAAGCGGCTTCTCGACGATTTTTTAATCGTTCGGCTACTAATTTAAAGGTGGAGGAATCGGCGGTATTGGTAGGAATGCTGAAGGCAACTACCGCGTACAGCCCTCGTCTGTACCCCGAACGAGCCCAGCAACGGCGCAATGTGGTGCTTAGCCAGATGAATAAGTACGAATACCTGAATACTTCGTCCAAAGACTCTTTGCAGGCGTTGCCATTGGAGATAGACTATAACTTCATTACGCACAATACCGGTTTGGCACCTTATTTTCGTGAGAAGTTGCGCCACGAAGTGCAACAGTGGCTCAACGAACATCCAAAGGAAGATGGCACTACGTACAACCTTTACACCGACGGACTAAAAGTATATACCACCATAGATGCCCGTCTGCAACGTCACGCTGAAAATGCGGTGAAAAAGCAGATGCAAGACTTGCAAAAAACGTTTGATAAGCATTGGGAAGGGCGACGACCCTGGGGAGAAGACGAAACCATGATTCGGCGGGCAATGGTAAGTTCAGATCGCTATAAGCGAGGGAAACATGCTGGTAAGTCGGACGAGGAAATTCATGCGGAGTTTACCACGCCTACCTTAATGACTGTTTTTAGCTGGGAAGGAGAAACGGAGAAAACCATGACTCCGCTAGATTCTATTCGCTATTACCAACTGTTTTTGAACGCCGGTTTTCTGGCAATGCGCCCCGAGAACGGGCATATCAAAGCTTGGGTCGGTGGCATTGACCACAAATATTTTCAGTACGACCACGTAACGGCGAAACGACAAGTGGGTTCCACCTTCAAACCTGTAGTCTATGCAGCTGCCTTGGAAAGTGGGGCCGATCCTTGTGAATATATCTCTAACGAACGGCGCATTTACGCTGACTACAAAGATTGGTCGCCGGGCAACTCTGATGGTAAATACAATGGATACTACTCTATGCAAGGCGCACTTACCCACTCGGTGAACACTGTGGCGGTTGATTTGATGATGAATACCGGAGTAGAGCGGGTGGTCGATTTGGCTCATCGCATGGGAGTGCAAAATGACTTGCCTGAAGAGCCTGCCATTGCCCTCGGAACAGCCGACTTGTCTCTTTACGAGATGCTTACTGTCTACAGCACCTTTGTGAACCGGGGTATGACGGTAAAGCCAATTTACGTGTTAGGTATTGAAGACCAGCAAGGTAATGAGATTGTCAAGTTTAACGATAAGCCCGAATTTAAGCGAACCCTTTCTCAGCAAACGGCTGATCTGATGGTACAGATGATGAAGAGTGTTGTGGACAGTGGCACTGCGCGTCGTATCCGTTACCGCTACGGTATTAAGAATGATATGATTGGTAAAACCGGAACCACGCAGTCGCACGCCGATGGTTGGTTTATTGGGGCTACGCCTAAGTTGGTGGCCGGTGCCTGGGTAGGAGGGGATAATCGGTTAGTGCGTTTCCGTAACATTAGTTTGGGGCAGGGAGCCAATACGGCTTTGCCAATTTGGGCTAATTTTATGAAATCCTTTACTGAGGATGCTACCTTCAAAAAGCTCCGCTACGCCCGTTTCCCTCAGCCATCACGCTGGGTACAAGCCTCGCTGGCCTGCGACTCTTATCGGGAAGACAAAGAGGAAGGCTTTCTTCGGGAGCTATTTGCCAAAAAAGATAGAAACGATGAGAAGCCCGAGCGACTCTACCCGCCTAACTCTACGCGTCGGCAACCTGCCAGAAAGAAAAAGCAACCCGAAAAGAAAGTGCGCCTTAAAGATGTTATACGCAGTATTTTTGGGGGAAATTAG
- a CDS encoding MarR family winged helix-turn-helix transcriptional regulator, translating into MKKAKPDNSLPALIGKASRLLTNQITKSLAEYQVTAEQWAILDSLWVQDGQTQQQLANLTHKNKASITHLIDNLEKRHLVKRVTHDKDRRNKMIYLTPDGTNLQEPLTKAVKRILKQLTGGLDKKDMKGCRKTLKKLVQNLVEA; encoded by the coding sequence ATGAAAAAAGCAAAGCCAGATAACTCGCTTCCGGCACTGATCGGAAAGGCATCTCGCCTACTTACTAATCAGATCACGAAAAGCTTAGCCGAATACCAAGTGACTGCCGAACAATGGGCTATCTTAGACAGCCTTTGGGTTCAAGACGGTCAAACCCAACAACAGTTAGCCAACCTTACCCATAAAAACAAAGCAAGTATCACCCACCTCATTGATAATTTAGAAAAACGACATCTAGTGAAGCGAGTAACTCACGATAAAGACCGTCGAAATAAAATGATCTATCTCACTCCAGATGGTACCAATTTACAAGAACCCCTCACCAAAGCGGTAAAACGAATCCTCAAACAGTTAACTGGTGGGTTGGATAAAAAAGATATGAAAGGCTGTCGGAAAACGCTAAAGAAACTAGTACAGAACTTAGTTGAAGCTTAA